In Antedon mediterranea chromosome 10, ecAntMedi1.1, whole genome shotgun sequence, one genomic interval encodes:
- the LOC140060804 gene encoding acyl-coenzyme A amino acid N-acyltransferase 2-like — MASINIARKSCIFYRMSRTRPSRPRPFLVFGRPTSSVERKMAKFIVTPSASFIDETISVCVYGVQEFPNVTIRAFVEEMGRTFEAYAHFIPDVNGAVKVDSHPSIGGSYKGVKPMGLFTHMQPSPGQKAGTRLVKKDVTTPLLFHLTAYKGFLSTDDFNTSNIESLTQSVLGKTTVERWYMGKDVDRIEVRSGNIRGTLFKPKGNGPFPGIIDLFGAAGGNIEFRSSLFATYGFASLSLAYFAYEDLVTDPNEVDMVYFEEAVDWMLNNPFVMDSGIGVIGVSSGGQAVLKLSTICGPKIKACVCISGTPFYTPNEPARLYKGKESTCLNIFLDRVIREDDIVDVSRYWPYKREDIDYATIMNLEDATCQFLFINGLDDKSWSSDLFSKLGCEYLKEHGKDNWKILSYPGAGHLIEPPYAPLCSLCYYKSLGLVIKYGGNPDEHSVAQEDSWEKMLAFFKEHVGASDPVRSVPSIGGIGVITQQSKL, encoded by the exons ATGGCTTCCATTAATATAGCACGAAAATCGTGTATTTTTTATCGCATGtctaggactaggcctagccgGCCTAGGCCCTTTCTTGTAtttggtaggcctacatcttcTGTGGaaagaaaaatggcaaaatttatAGTTACTCCATCAGCATCATTTATTGATGAAACTATTTCGGTATGTGTGTACGGCGTACAGGAATTCCCAAATGTAACAATTCGGGCATTTGTGGAGGAAATGGGAAGGACTTTTGAAGCGTATGCTCATTTTATTCCTGACGTAAACGGGGCAGTGAAAGTCGATTCGCACCCGTCAATTGGCGGTAGTTACAAGG GAGTGAAGCCCATGGGTTTATTCACACACATGCAACCTTCACCTGGACAAAAAGCAGGTACACGATTGGTTAAGAAAGATGTTACAACGCCGCTCCTATTCCATTTAACAGCTTATAAAGGATTTTTGTCAACTGACGATTTTAACACAAGTAATATTGAATCACTAACACAATCTGTTCTGGGAAAGACGACAGTTGAAAGGTGGTATATGGGAAAAGATGTTGATAGGATAGAGGTTAGAAGTGGAAATATTAGAGGAACATTGTTTAAACCAAAAG GTAACGGTCCATTTCCAggtattattgatttatttggTGCTGCTGGAGGTAACATTGAGTTTCGTTCTTCTTTGTTTGCCACCTATGGTTTTGCTTCCCTCTCGTTGGCATATTTTGCGTATGAAGATTTGGTAACAGACCCAAATGAAGTTGATATGGTATATTTTGAG GAGGCAGTTGATTGGATGTTAAACAATCCATTTGTGATGGATTCCGGGATAGGCGTCATTGGAGTGTCATCAGGTGGTCAAGCTGTTCTGAAACTGTCGACCATTTGTGGACCGAAG ATTAAGGCGTGTGTGTGTATCAGTGGAACTCCATTCTATACCCCAAATGAGCCTGCAAGATTATACAAAGGGAAGGAATCCACTTGTTTAAA catttttctTGATAGAGTAATTAGAGAAGATGACATTGTTGACGTTAGTCGTTACTGGCCTTATAAACGAGAAGATATTGATTATGCAACAATTATGAAT CTTGAAGATGCTACATGTCAATTTCTTTTCATCAATGGTCTTGATGATAAAAGCTGGTCCAGTGATTTATTTTCCAAGTTAGGCTGTGAATATCTTAAAGAACATGGCAAAGACAACTGGAAGATATTAAGCTACCCTGGAGCTGGCCATCTCATTGAGCCACCGTATGCTCCTCTTTGTTCCTTATGTTACTACAAGTCTCTTG GTTTAGTTATTAAATATGGTGGTAACCCAGACGAACATTCAGTCGCCCAAGAAGATTCATGGGAAAAAATGTTGGCATTTTTCAAGGAGCATGTCGGAGCAAGTGACCCTGTACGAAGTGTGCCCTCTATTGGTGGGATAGGAGTGATAACGCAACAAAGCAAATTATAA
- the LOC140060382 gene encoding bile acid-CoA:amino acid N-acyltransferase-like → MTQFIVTPAAAFIDETISVCVYGVQEFPNVTIRAFVEERGRTFEAYAHFIPDVNGAVKVDSHPSIGGSYKGIMPMGLFTHMQPSTGQKAGTRLVKKDVTTPLVFHLTVYKGFLSTEDFYSNNIESVTQSVLGKTTVERWYMGKDVDRIEVRSGNIRGTLFKPKGKGPFPGIIDLFGASGGVTEFRSSLFATHGFASLALAYFAYEDLITDIKQVDMVYFEEAVDWMLNNQFVMDSGIGVIGVSAGAQIVVKLSIICGPKIKACVCINGSPFYTEGGTGNLYKGKQSANYIMNVFPDRVATKDDIIDISRFWPCKREDIDHSTIMNLEDATCQFLFINGLDDKSWSSDLFSKLGCEYLKEHGKDNWKILSYPGAGHLIEPPYAPLCSLCYHKLVSVVVNYGGYPDEHSVAQEDSWEKTLAFFKEHVGKSDHVRSVPSFGGIGAIMVQLSKL, encoded by the exons ATGACACAATTTATAGTTACTCCAGCAGCAGCATTTATTGATGAAACTATTTCGGTATGTGTGTACGGCGTACAGGAATTCCCAAATGTAACAATTCGGGCATTTGTGGAGGAAAGGGGAAGGACATTTGAAGCGTATGCACATTTTATTCCTGACGTAAACGGGGCAGTGAAAGTCGACTCGCACCCGTCAATTGGCGGTAGTTACAAGG gaattATGCCCATGGGGTTATTCACACACATGCAACCTTCAACTGGACAAAAAGCAGGTACACGATTGGTCAAGAAAGATGTTACAACACCACTTGTGTTCCATTTAACGGTTTATAAGGGATTTTTGTCAACTGAGGATTTTTACTCaaataatattgaatcagtAACACAATCTGTTCTGGGCAAGACGACAGTTGAAAGGTGGTATATGGGAAAAGATGTTGATAGGATAGAGGTTAGAAGTGGAAATATTAGAGGAACATTGTTTAAACCCAAAG GTAAGGGTCCATTTCCAggtattattgatttatttggTGCTTCTGGAGGAGTCACAGAGTTTCGTTCTTCCTTGTTTGCCACCCATGGTTTTGCTTCCCTTGCGTTGGCATATTTTGCTTATGAAGATTTGATAACAGACATCAAACAAGTTGATATGGTATATTTTGAG GAGGCAGTTGATTGGATgttaaacaatcaatttgtgATGGATTCTGGGATAGGCGTCATCGGAGTGTCTGCTGGTGCTCAAATTGTTGTAAAACTGTCAATCATTTGTGGACCAAAG ATCAAGGCATGTGTGTGCATTAATGGAAGTCCATTCTACACTGAAGGTGGGACTGGAAATTTATACAAAGGAAAACAATCTGCAAACTATATTATGAA TGTTTTTCCTGATAGGGTAGCTACAAAAGATGATATTATTGACATTAGTCGTTTTTGGCCCTGCAAACGAGAAGATATTGACCACTCAACAATTATGAAT CTTGAAGATGCTACATGTCAATTTCTTTTCATCAATGGTCTTGATGATAAAAGCTGGTCCAGTGATTTATTTTCCAAGTTAGGCTGTGAATATCTTAAAGAACATGGCAAAGACAACTGGAAGATATTAAGCTACCCTGGAGCTGGCCATCTCATTGAGCCACCGTATGCTCCTCTTTGTTCCTTATGTTATCACAAATTAGTCA GTGTAGTTGTTAATTATGGTGGTTACCCAGACGAACATTCAGTCGCCCAAGAAGACTCATGGGAAAAAACTTTAGCATTTTTCAAGGAACATGTCGGAAAAAGTGACCATGTACGAAGTGTGCCCTCTTTTGGTGGGATAGGAGCGATAATGGTGCAGCTAAGCAAATTATAG